The Sphingomonas sp. KR3-1 genome contains a region encoding:
- the aroQ gene encoding type II 3-dehydroquinate dehydratase, with protein sequence MADTIYVLNGPNLNLLGLREPEIYGSDTLDDIAGRLEDRAKELGLEIDLRQSNHEGHLVDWLHEAQAYKAKAVLLNAGAFTHTSLALYDAIRAIRTPVLEVHLSNPLTREEFRHHSYVGMAAKGTIAGFGALSYMLALEAAAHL encoded by the coding sequence CGATACGATCTACGTTCTCAACGGTCCCAACCTCAACCTGCTGGGACTGCGCGAGCCGGAGATCTACGGTTCGGACACGCTCGACGACATTGCGGGACGCCTGGAAGACCGCGCGAAGGAGCTGGGGCTCGAGATCGACCTGCGCCAGTCCAACCATGAGGGCCATCTGGTCGACTGGCTGCACGAGGCCCAGGCCTACAAGGCCAAGGCCGTGCTGCTCAACGCCGGCGCCTTCACCCATACCAGCCTGGCGCTGTACGACGCGATCCGCGCGATCAGGACGCCGGTTCTGGAAGTCCATCTCTCCAACCCGCTCACCCGGGAGGAGTTTCGCCACCACAGCTATGTCGGCATGGCCGCCAAGGGAACCATCGCCGGTTTCGGGGCGCTATCCTACATGCTTGCGCTTGAAGCCGCCGCGCACCTCTGA
- the accB gene encoding acetyl-CoA carboxylase biotin carboxyl carrier protein codes for MADKNDKTGAMQVDIDLVRQLAAVLDDTNLTEIEVEDGDRKVRVARTVQAAPAIMQAPMAAPVAAPVAAAPAAAPEAPAAPSALNAVKSPMVGTVYLAPNPEAANFVSVGQQVKAGDTLVIIEAMKVMNPIHATSAGTVKAVLVDNGQPVEFDQPLVVVE; via the coding sequence ATGGCAGATAAGAACGACAAGACGGGCGCCATGCAGGTTGATATCGACCTGGTGCGGCAGCTCGCCGCCGTGCTGGACGACACCAATCTCACCGAAATCGAAGTCGAGGACGGCGATCGCAAGGTTCGCGTCGCGCGCACCGTCCAGGCTGCGCCCGCGATCATGCAGGCGCCGATGGCCGCGCCGGTCGCGGCTCCCGTGGCCGCTGCGCCGGCCGCCGCTCCCGAGGCGCCTGCCGCCCCGTCGGCGCTGAACGCGGTCAAGTCGCCGATGGTCGGCACCGTCTATCTGGCGCCCAACCCCGAGGCGGCGAACTTCGTCTCGGTCGGCCAGCAGGTGAAGGCCGGCGACACGCTGGTGATCATCGAGGCGATGAAGGTGATGAACCCGATCCACGCCACCTCGGCCGGCACGGTCAAGGCAGTCCTGGTCGACAACGGCCAGCCGGTCGAGTTCGACCAGCCCCTCGTGGTTGTCGAGTAA